CAGTACGGTTGGCCGATTTGATATTGCATTATGTAGTTTATGACGGTAACGCTCGGCCCAGCTCCGACATGTCGACGGACGGCCAACGGAAGGTAAGTAGCGGCTAAAGCGTCCTACTCAGTAAATTCGGTAATCGAATCGAACGCGTCGGTCGCCAGCTGTTCGGCGACTCCGTCCCTGTCTACATCGCTGATTTCCTGCGGGTACTTTCGTTCGAAATAGCTCACGATGTTCTCGACATCGCGAGTTAGCAGTTCCCGGGCGTTTTCGTGGTCGGTCGGGACGGCCTGCGGCCAGTCGAAGACAACGACGCCCTCGTTCGTGACGAAGACGTTGTACTCGCTCATGTCCGCGTGGACGTACCCCTCGCGGTATGCCGTCTCCATCTCCTCGAGCACGAGATCTAGAATCGGCAGTACCTGTTCCGTTTCGAGTTTCGTTCGGGAGAGTTCGACGCCATCTATTTTCTCCATGACAATCGCATGGCGGTTCGTGTCAATGGGTTGTGGTACTGACACATCCGGATACAGCGTTTCGAGGGCATCGTACTCCCGTTCGGCGGCCTTCCGGGCGGTGTAGAGCCACGAGACGTGATCGCGGTCGGCGGTGTACTCCCGCTCTTTCATCACTTCACGGA
The Haloarcula sp. CBA1129 genome window above contains:
- a CDS encoding serine/threonine-protein kinase RIO2 encodes the protein MVQNVASVMAELEPEDFHLLSGVEQGMRFSEYVAREKLTEFSRLTTEDVDYRLDRCADRGLVERKTIQYEGFKLTFEGYDTLALHTFAERDTIEGVGSPLGVGKESDVYEAQSYKPVALKYHREGYTNFREVMKEREYTADRDHVSWLYTARKAAEREYDALETLYPDVSVPQPIDTNRHAIVMEKIDGVELSRTKLETEQVLPILDLVLEEMETAYREGYVHADMSEYNVFVTNEGVVVFDWPQAVPTDHENARELLTRDVENIVSYFERKYPQEISDVDRDGVAEQLATDAFDSITEFTE